The genomic DNA GCTGAAGGACGTCGCCAGCAGAACGGCAACGGTAGGGACGATAAGGCGCAGCATGAAACTCTCCTGGTTCAGTGACTGGTGGTTCGACCGATCACATGACTGTGCGTTCAGTGGTCGGGGATTATAGGGGAGCCCGGGTGGACGGTACAGGCTCGTGCGCTCTGGTAGACTGCCGGCCTTTATTGCCCTGCCGAGTGTTGTTCGTGTCGAGTTTTCCTGTCTGTCGGCGTCGTCCACGATGAATCACGCCCCTAATGCCGTAGCCCGCCTGCGTGACCAGCGCATCGATGAGGGCATCAAGCCGATTCAGGCCCGTGGCTGGCGCGCGCCCCGTTGCAGCGCCTGCCGGGTGATCGAGAGCCATTGCCTGTGCGCCTGGCGACCAAGCGTCGAGACACGTTCCGGGGTCTGCCTGATCATGACCAACAAAGAGGTGTTCAAGCCTAGCAACACCGGTTGGCTGATTGCCGATGTGGTGCGCGACAACCATGCGTTCATCTGGTCGCGCACCGAGGTCGATGAGCAACTGCTGGCGTTGCTGAACGACCCGCAATGGCAACCGTACCTGGTGTTTCCGGGCGAATACGTGGAGCCATCGCGGGTTACCCACACGGTAGACCTCGATCAGGCCAAGCGCCCGCTGTTCATTCTGCTGGACGCGACCTGGACGGAGGCGCGCAAGATTTTCCGTAAAAGCCCATATTTCGACCGGCTGCCGATCCTGAGCTTGTTGCCCGATAAACTGTCGCGCTACCGCTTGCGTCGTTCGACCCGCAGCGAGCACCTGTGCACCGCCGAGGTAGCGGCGTTGTGTCTGGAATTGGCAGGCGACAGCGACGCCGCGTCGGCCCTGGATGCCTATTTCGATGTGTTCAGCCAACATTACCTGGGCGCCAAGGGCCAGCAGGAAGTGAACGTGTCGACCCCGGCCCATGCCGAGTTGCAACCCTTCATTCGCACCCCGCAAGCAGTATTGGCCCAATAGTGGCCCATACTGGACGCAGGGGCGGCCGTGCTGCTTGACCACCCCGGCTTCGCTGGGCATGCTTGGCGCCGACCAGGGCGCCGACCACTGTTTGAAACGCTATGTTTGGCGTTGCACGTGCCCTGTGGATGCCGCTGCAGGGTGGTGTCTTGAGTTGTCTTGGCGAGGCGCGAATGCATCGGGCCTGCCATTAAAAACAGGATCATTTGAAAAATGGCCACATACGAAATCCTGATTGCCGATGACCACCCGCTCTTTCGCAGCGCGTTGCATCAGGCAGTGACCCTGGGCCTTGGCCCGGCTGTCCGGTTGACGGAGGTGGCCAGTATCGCGGAACTGGAGGTCCAACTGACGGCGAAGGCCGATTGGGACCTGGTGCTGCTGGACCTGAACATGCCCGGTGCCTACGGTTTTTCAGGACTGGTGCTGTTGCGCGGCCAATACCCGCAGATCCCCGTGGTCATGGTCTCGGCCCAGGAGGAAGCCTCGGTGATGGTCAAGGCCCGGGAGTTCGGCGCCAGTGGGTTCATCCCCAAATCCAGTTCCCTTGAAATGATTCAAAAGGCCGTGAAAGCGGTCTTGGACGGCGATGTCTGCTGGCCGCCCCAGGCGTTCGAGGCGGTGAGCGTGTCCGAAGAAGCCAAAGCCGCCAGCGCGGGCCTGGCCAGCCTCACGCCGCAGCAGTTCCGGGTATTGACCATGGTCTGCGAAGGCCTGCTGAACAAGCAGATTGCCTATGAGCTGAATGTGTCGGAGGCCACCATCAAGGCCCACGTCACGGCGATTTTCCGTAAACTGAATGTACGCACCCGGACCCAGGCGGCCTTGCTGCTGCAACAACTTGAGTCAATTTCGCCGCAGGCTTAATGCGCTGCTTCACGCTTTTTTGACCGGGTTTGAATTAGTTTCTCCACTCCTTTTCGATCAGTTGCTCACTCTATGTCACCTTTTAAAGGCCAGACCGGCCTGAAACGCATCCTTAACGCCTCCGGCTATTCCTTGGACGGGCTGCGCGCGGCTTTTGTCGGCGAAGCGGCGTTCCGTCAGTTGGTGTTGCTCAACGTTGTGCTGATTCCGTTGTCGTTCTTCCTGAACGTCAGCCGTGTCGAGCAGGCGCTGCTGATCGCCGTGTGTCTGCTGGCGTTGATCGTGGAATTGCTCAACTCGGCGGTGGAGGCGGCCATCGACCGCATCTCCCTGGAGCTGCACCCGTTGTCGAAAAACGCCAAGGACATGGGCAGCGCCGCCCAGTTCGTTGCCCTGACGATGATCGCGTTGGTGTGGGGGCTGATCCTGCTGTAACGGCTCAGGCAATGGTCGGCAGCACGATTTCGTCGCTGCGCTGGGCTCCGGCGGTGAACGCTCGGCACAATTCGAGGAATTCGCGCATGGCCGAGGTCTGGTACTTCTGTTTATGCCAGATGAAATAAAACTGCCGCGCCAGGTCCATGTCCGGGGTTTCCACCGCGACGAGGCTGCCGCGGCGGAAGGCGTCGCGCAGGGCCAGGCGTGAGATGCAGCCAATGCCCAGGCCGGACTCCACGGCGCGCTTGATCGCTTCGGTGTGTTCCAGCTCCAGGCGGATATTCAACGCGCTGCGGTGGTGGCGCATGGCCTGGTCGAAGGTCAGTCGCGTGCCGGAGCCCTGTTCCCGCAGAATCCAGGCTTCATGGGTCAGCTCCTCCATGGTTGCCTGGCCACGCTTGGCCAGTGGGTGTTGAGGGGCGCAGAACACTACCAGTTCGTCCTCGACCCAGCTTTGCACTTCGATGTCTGGATGGCTGCAGTCGCCTTCGATTAGACCCAGATCAATTTCATAGTGGGCAACTTGGTGCACGATATTGGCAGTGTTCTGCACGTGCAGCTTCACCTGGCTTTCCGGGTGGCGCTGCATGAACCCGCCGATCAACAAGGTCGCCAGGTAATTGCCGATGGTCAGCGTCGCGCCGACCGCCAGTGAGCCGAAACCGGATTTGCCATTGAGCAGGTCTTCGATCTCCTTGGCCTGGTCCAGCAGCGCCACTGCCTGGGGCAGCAGCTGTTTGCCCAGGGCATTGAGGCTCAGGCGTTTGCCGGCACGGTCGAACAATTGGCAGCTCGAT from Pseudomonas beijingensis includes the following:
- a CDS encoding tRNA-uridine aminocarboxypropyltransferase produces the protein MNHAPNAVARLRDQRIDEGIKPIQARGWRAPRCSACRVIESHCLCAWRPSVETRSGVCLIMTNKEVFKPSNTGWLIADVVRDNHAFIWSRTEVDEQLLALLNDPQWQPYLVFPGEYVEPSRVTHTVDLDQAKRPLFILLDATWTEARKIFRKSPYFDRLPILSLLPDKLSRYRLRRSTRSEHLCTAEVAALCLELAGDSDAASALDAYFDVFSQHYLGAKGQQEVNVSTPAHAELQPFIRTPQAVLAQ
- a CDS encoding diacylglycerol kinase — protein: MSPFKGQTGLKRILNASGYSLDGLRAAFVGEAAFRQLVLLNVVLIPLSFFLNVSRVEQALLIAVCLLALIVELLNSAVEAAIDRISLELHPLSKNAKDMGSAAQFVALTMIALVWGLILL
- the erdR gene encoding response regulator transcription factor ErdR; protein product: MATYEILIADDHPLFRSALHQAVTLGLGPAVRLTEVASIAELEVQLTAKADWDLVLLDLNMPGAYGFSGLVLLRGQYPQIPVVMVSAQEEASVMVKAREFGASGFIPKSSSLEMIQKAVKAVLDGDVCWPPQAFEAVSVSEEAKAASAGLASLTPQQFRVLTMVCEGLLNKQIAYELNVSEATIKAHVTAIFRKLNVRTRTQAALLLQQLESISPQA
- a CDS encoding LysR family transcriptional regulator; this translates as MRFTLRQLQVFVAVAQQESVSRAAGQLNLSQSAASTSITELERQSSCQLFDRAGKRLSLNALGKQLLPQAVALLDQAKEIEDLLNGKSGFGSLAVGATLTIGNYLATLLIGGFMQRHPESQVKLHVQNTANIVHQVAHYEIDLGLIEGDCSHPDIEVQSWVEDELVVFCAPQHPLAKRGQATMEELTHEAWILREQGSGTRLTFDQAMRHHRSALNIRLELEHTEAIKRAVESGLGIGCISRLALRDAFRRGSLVAVETPDMDLARQFYFIWHKQKYQTSAMREFLELCRAFTAGAQRSDEIVLPTIA